A window of Phragmites australis chromosome 15, lpPhrAust1.1, whole genome shotgun sequence genomic DNA:
ATCCCAATTTGAGGATGGTTTGATAGCATGTACTACCTCAAAATGATTCATCGTGAGGCCATCTTGGGATACATGTTAAACTATTTATCACGTGTCCGGTAGTCCGCTCCGTTTCGTCTCGTGTGTTCGATATTaacctatttattttttaaggaTACATACAGATATACATCACGGCACCTATCTTACTCACATCATACAGATACGTGTCTTTTACATACTGTAAGAATATGTTGAAGGGCTTAGACCCTCAGTGCGTGAGAAACATGCACACGTGTATACCGACCATTTGCCCAGAATCTATTCCCGGTAGTGAAGTGCCTGGGATTGGAGCGGGCTCGATCGCATGCTAGCGACTTGCCAATCGAGCTGACGCTCGATCTCACTACTGACATATTTCCAGTGCATCTATGGTTTGCAGGCTGAAAATGGTCGACACAAAATTGCTTCCATCTTTTGCATAGCAtgttgtgagttgtgacatcATCCTCGTGGTGTCCGCCGCCAAGtttagatcatctccaattatattcccttcccgattctttttcccgttctcattccctttattttcttttttctccgacagcttcccttcgaaggaAATCACGAAGAGAAAATagagagaatcctgtcctgGAGTGAATGACTTTAAGAATTTCTTCGTGACGGaaaccgtgaagagaaaccgttagagcgctgaaAAGAACGAAAATCTCTTCATGACAGTATTTTCGAGGGAAACGGTTTGCCTTACCGAAGCCTCAGAGTTGTGTGCCTTACCAATTGGCCAAAAACGATTTCATGTCTGCAACGTGTCATTCTCAAGCTTACGTGCTTCTACGTACCGCTTAGTTTAGAACATGAAGCCCTTGCTGCCTTAGCAGAAGCAATGTGTGATTTCACTTCCTTCCATTTGATTGGGCAATGCCGAATTTCATAGAACCATCGGTTGGCTTACTGGTAGCGGCAAGACGACAATTTTCCATGGCCAGACATCATGCAGATGCCCTCCAATTCTGGAAGCTCGACAACCAAACACTGATCACACAACCCAACAGACACAAGATAGGGGCGAATCAAGCAATGCTTAGGGCACACAGAACCTGTTTCTGATAAGAGAGATTGCGTTGGAGGGATATGATGTGTGACCCCCAATAATTCTTGGCCATATCCATCGCTATCAGCAATACTGTTGTCTATTTATGCACAGGAAACGGCTGGCTCTGGGGCAGGTAAAGTGCTCCAGGAAGAAAAGGGCATCTACAATGATGAAGATAGCAGCTATCTTATAGTTAAGAGAGtacattttttaatattatgttTAATAGGAGTTTTCATACCTTACagaagagagagaaataaatattagttttttttaaaaaaagagataaagaaCTAATACTTACAAGTCATCTCAGTAGCTCTCTTCTATGTGAGATTTGAAGAATTATGAACAGTAAAACAcgtataaattttaaaaagtatAATCTTTTAGCTAAAAGAGAGTAGCTATCTAAAATCATTAGAGATGCCGGAATAAGTAGGGTAGAAGGTTTGTGGCCTGTCACTCTGACAATTTTGGGCAAACAGGAACTCATTATTGCTTCACCTAGATTTGCATAAGCCACAAAATTCTTCAGTGCAGTATCTCCCATTTCTAAGCTGATCCAAATGTCCTATAAGGATGGAGACTTTTTATGTTGCATAACGGTTAAAAGAAATCACTTTAGGATTCATCATGCAATCAGGCAGCTACGATGGTAAATCACTACTAAACCTTGGTTTTGATATCGTAGCACACCTTCTAAGTAACAAGCCACCCATTTAACAAACTTGCTGGGCTAATTGTGGTAGTCTGGTGCATAACAACAGTGTTCTGGACTCGATAACGTGAAGCAAAACTTAAATTGGAAGCTGCCATTTCAGATCAAAACCTTTTTTTGACTTGCTTGTCCTGTGCACACATCTTTTTCGGTTGCCACTCATTGAAGCACTGGTTGGGTGCATCAAACTATGGCAACAGAGCCAAGGGGCCAAGGGGCCCAGAACCCCATAGTTTTTATTATCTCCAGGTGAGATGGTGTGGATGATATCAGCTTGATCCAAGATTGGTCCATGAGATGAGAACTCACAAAAAGTGGAACAAGTGCACACAAACCAAGTGTATAAAGTCACATAGAAAAAGAGCCCTTACCAGCCTGATAGAAATCAGAGAAAGGCACATGTCTGCATGTGTGCACCGTGATCCTTCAGCTGTTTCTGCTCATCCCGGCAACCTCCAATTGCCGACCTAAATTCTGACGTGACTCATAGCAACCAAGCAGATATGTAAAACAATATTAATTTCAGTGAATGGAAATCACTGTTGATCGTATTgaagttcatgcactcaagcaTATTGGAAAAAACATTTTCATGAAAAGAATTAAGAGAAACAGATAACATTCTTTAGCAAGAGGTAGACCAGTTAGTTTTGGACAGTAGCAGAGTTCCAGTGCTTTCTACGAAAACAAAACTAGGGTGTACATAAGCTTCCTCTCAACAACGCGGTAAATTAAAAGATGTGAAATGGTACATTATTTATGCTAATGCAATGCGAGATGTTGCACTAAACATCACCAGAGTCACCAGTCCATGAACCAAAAAATAAAACCATACGAAGCCTCTCAGCTAGGAAAAATATAATTGTTGGATAGCCACTCATAACGACCACCACAATTATAAATAGGCTCTTGATGATGTTTCCCTTGCCATGATCATCCGTTCCAACCGAACTGGtacataattaaaaaaaaaaacaataacatAGTTGTAGAAAGATGTGCAGGCAGTTTCCAAAAAAACATTTTAAGCAAACAGCACAAACTTTTAAACCCTTAATTTCCATGTGCAATGATTCAGATTTCTGCTGTGGGCAATGATTCAGAACTCTGCTACTTTTAAACCCTTAATTTCCATGTGCAAACTGGAATCAAACTAGGGCAGCAAGCATACCAAACTGCATGAAAGGAGCAAAATTCATGATATACTTGGTCTTGGCCTCTAGGAAGAGAGCATGTACAGATTGTACACGGACTGAGAGAAACTACTGCATAAAGGTTGAAACAACATGCCATGTGCAAATGATCATTTGCTATCTTGCGTACAGACAAGAAGCCAGGAACAGGATCTGAGAAATTTGCCCAGTTGATTGTGATACCATTCCTGCTAAACAGTATAACTAGGTTATAGACCAATCCTAAAATTCCTAGAGCAATCTCCCTCCATCAATATGCCCCCCTGTAATGTCCTGAGGGAAAACACATCGGGAACTGCTGTATAGTATGACTCCCATTTATCGTGTTATATGATGCCTGTTTATCCTGATGCTTCAAGATACCAGTGGGCCTATAGTAGTGCTGCCTCTATCAAACATAGTCGCATATGCTTTGAGCACTTGCAACTTCATAAACATGGTAattagggtctgtttggcagagctccaacTTAGAACAAAATATGTAGGTAGCTGTCGCTGCTGtgccaggggggggggggaggtgaaAGAACAGGAAATAGAGTAGCACTAGAACAGAATGGAATATGCTCTGGTCATTCGAATATGTATCAGAAAACCAGCATTATAGTACTAGACTACTAGTGTAAGTGTCAGTGCAACCTTGGCAACACATAATGAGAGAGTTTTTTCAGAATACATATTCCATAGCATGGAACATGGACCTGAGCACAACAGCTAATTTCATTTCACAGTGAAAGGTCCATAAATGGAACTAAAGCCACAAGTCAAACAAACAGATTTGGGAAAATGTAGCCAGGGTGTTGCCATGATGTTATTCTGCAGCAGATTGGACCGCTCGCAAATGAAAAGGAATAAAACGATTCTAATGTGAGCTAATTTTTTGCAGGCAGAGAGGCACGATCACGTTGGATAAGGAACAACAAGCAAGGTTACTAGCTTTTGTATATTTTACTGTAGACTTGAATGTATCTAAATTTTACCATTATCCATTCCTAGCAAAGAGTAGATCCAGGATTTTTGGTATTAGTAAATAGTGCACCTTGTCTTCCATGAAGCATTAGGTATTTACTTGACTAAGTATCTGAATTCAACCGTATATTATTTTGAATGTGGCAATATTTAAAGTATCTTATCTATGCAATTGCTTCAATGCACTAAAAAACGACAAGCTGGCAAATTTGAAGAAAATTGCATGAAAAAGTATTACGATACCAAAATTTCTACAAGTCTGACTCGTTTACCAGTTACTAGGAATCAATGCTAATCCACTAGTACTGGTTCATAAAACTGAGACAAGTTGAGTAATCCAACTCCAGATAAACTACTTGCATTTGAGATAGTCCTAGCCAAAATCTCCAAAAAATTCTACTCACCTAGATTTCTTGACTTGACAGCATATTCAGCATCACAAGGATTCAATTTTTTATCCTTAGAATTTGTCTGACACTTTCATGAAGAAACTGGGCTTTTGAGCACATCTTTAAGTAGAATGGCATAAAAGAATAGATTCTAAACAAAGTTCTGAATATGCATATTGTCTCCTCTGGAAAAACAATTTCATTGCGCTTCTATAATTCAAGTGCGACGAAGTAAGATACAGTGCAGGTTAAAATAACTAACATGAAACAATGGACTTGTCTCCAGCAAAATCACCATCCACACGGCAAATGCTGAAGCAAAGACAGTATCATGCAAAGAGTGATAAAACCAGCATGATTATGAAATTACCCAAAAGTCTGCTTAAGCCCGGAGCATTCGCCGCTTGGGCTTCTTGACAAAGCTCATTCTGAGCTTGTATAACCTCTTGCTCTTCAATCTCATCTTCTCTGGCAAAGTCAGTctcttcttcaccttcttctccttcttcgcTTTCACATACCTCTTGTCAATCTTGTACACTCCCGGCATTACAGTTACACCACGTGCAACTGCCTCCCTGAACAATGCATTTGCACGATCTCCTAAATTGTGCCTAGCCAGCTTCTTGATCAGCAAGCTATAAGACTTTACTCCAGGAGCATGCCCATATCCTTTCATCATACGGAATACCTTGACAGCATGCTCAACCCTCTCAATCCCACATAAAACCTTGATGAACCCATAATATGCCTTCCTATCAAGTTTATCTCCAAATCCTGCAGATCGCATCCATGTCATCATCTCATCCCCTTCTGAAATCCGGGCAGCTTGATACAAACTCCTGATGAGCACCAAGTACGTGTCAGCATCCGGCGAGCATCCCCACTCACCCATTCGCCGGAAAAGATTCATGGCATCCTCCGTCTTGCGAATCTTACAAAGATTTGTGATCAGCACCCGGAATGTCCCTGCATCCCTAGGAATACCACTGGCCTCCATGTCAACCAAGAACTTCTCCGCTTCCACAGGCATCCTCAGCGGGTCCTTCTTGCGACAAAGCCGGCAAACACAATCAAGAACCGCATTGTACACATCTAACCCTGGCTGAAACCCACCTCGGTGTGTCTCACCAATCAACCTTAGCGCATGGTCAAGCTTGCCAGCATTGGCATAACCAGATACCATCAAAGTACAGATATTATCATCAGGGAAGATCTCATTGGCGACCTTCTTGACAGCACGCTCCGCATGCGAGGGGAAGCCCTCAGTGGAAAGCGAGGAGACCAGCGAAGTGAGCGCCTCGCGGGTACGGAGCTGCTCGGGCAATTCATCGAACACCTTGACGGCGTCCGTGGGGCGACCGGCGCTGGCGAGGTGGAGCAGGTAGGCGTCGAGCGTGGCGGGGCCGAGCGCGGAGGGGAACTCCTGGATGAGCGCGCGCACGGCGGGGAAGTCGCGGCGGCGGGCGAGGTGGTGGACGACGACCGCGAGCGCGCAGTCGGAAGGGTGGAGCGAGCGGCGGCGGACGAGGAAGCGGAAGAGGTCAGCGGCGGCGCGAGAGGTGGAGGgtggggagagggagagtgcCTCGGTGAGGAGCGCGTTGGTGGGGCGCACGTCGGAGAAGTGGAGGAAGAAGTAGGCGTCCGGGGAGGTGACGGGCGGCGGGGTCGTGGAGAGCGTGGCTAGCGCCGAGGCGAGGGAGGAGGCGAGGGAGGTGACTGGGGTAGGGGTGGGAGTGGTGGATAGGTGGCGCAGGAACGGGGAAGGGGAGGCGGCGAACCCGGCGGTGGCCGGAtatgggaggcggcggcgaaggaggTGGCTGCGCCACAGTTTGGACCGGAGGAGAGCGGGGGGAATCGGAAGGGTTTTTAAACATCTCCgactattctctttatttcgttgccttcttgattcttttttttttctcattctttttatttctttttatctctaatagcttttttttaagagaatcGTGAAAGAAAATAAGAGATAATTTTATCCTAAAAAGAATGATCTTGAGAATCCTTTCGTGACAGAAACTGTGAAGAGAAACTGTAAGcgctgaagagaaaaaaaattccgtcgtgaagggattctgaaCCCTAAAGAGAAACCGTCAGAGATGATCTTAGAGTCTTTGACTCCGATGTTCAAGTCTAGGCGACGCTAAGGGTATCTCCGACCGCCGATCTGAGATCGGTGGCCAAGATGGAGCCATGACGAACTATATAGACCAGTGATGAACTTTTGCTACTCAGCCAATACAGTAaaacctgctctctctctcttttgaggGGTCTTTTGTTCTCTCTGTAATTTGTAGTACCTTGTTAAGTAAAATAATATacagtttaaaaaaatatattgtcAATTTAGTTATGTAAATTGTTAAAAGGTTCGTAAGCCTGTTTAGTAAAAATGTCATTATAATAAATTAGATTTATGAAATTGgtgaattttatttttgaataaGGGGAAACCCACATCCATTTTCCACTAGAAAAATGGAACAAAAACCACAAGCAGTCTCTGAAACTCAGCAACTGTCCTACCAGCAGACCATAGCAACTTACCAAATGTTCAAACATCTAACATCCTAGATGCGTGCCATAATTATGTTTACAACAATTCAACAGCCTTACATATAACTGAACCGAACCCTCCAACAAATGCACagatataattttttagaatcaaCTGAGGGATGAGCAAGCCAACCTGAAACAACTTCATTTCTTCAAAGAGATATTACAAGATCAAGCGGCCGACTCCCGTTTCCAGGATACAATAATCTGAGCACACGAGCAAACAACCATAGTAGAAGAGAAAGGGAGCCACAAACCCACAGCAGGTTACAACAACGGCACAAACATACACATGGCACAAATGCACAGATAATGGATAGCCATTAGAAATGCAATAGCTATCCAACGAATGAGGGGAGATAAGGTCCTTCTATGGCCTATACATAGAGAataaaatgtaaaaatattttatatgtcacacttgctgagtaatATTAGCTGATAACAACTTTCTTTAATTTGTATTTACTAGAAAAATAAAGATAGACAACAAAATTTGCCAATGAGAGGGCTGTAAGACACCAGTAGTAGTAGTCAAGGTGCCCTTTGTTCAGATCATCCGGTATCCATCCAGGGCTATGCCATACCGTGGTCACCCCTGCAACAAGGGTAATGATAGCTGAGCTCAAGTAATTGCCAAGAGCAGTGGTGAGCAATGCAGCTGCTGTCAACATGCTCTTCATGGAGTTTGGCGCCTGACCGTGGAAGAACTCCAGCTGAGTAATAATAGCAAAGCACTCAGCCCCAGCAATGACAATGTACTGCGGAAGCTGCCATACAATGCTTAATGGTTTCCCCTCTTGAACACTCTTTAGCCTCTTCATTTCTAAAAGTGCAGCAATTGCCATGGCAAAAATCATCAGGAAACGACCGATCCCAATCCTCTGCAACTCTGTGAGCTCTGCTCCATTTGCAAAGCATGTTCCGGTAGCTGGCACAATTACTTCGTTCACAACAAGAACCCAAAGCGTAGCGCATATCACTTCAAATGAATACAGGGATGCCGGTGGAATGGACAATGAGCCAATCTCAGTGTTCATCACAGTTCCCTGCTGAATAAAAGTGGTGTGCATTTGAGAGAGTGCATTCCCAAAGAGTATTCTAGTTTCCCATATTGGGAGTAAGCAGATTAGTATTTTCAATTCCTCAACTTCAGTAACCATGCATAGTCTCCATGAACTTCGACAACTTCCATTGGCCAAGCTCAGATCAGAAATAACGGCTGCCTTGTCTATGAACCTGGGACAAAATGATGGAATTAGAAAGATGAGAACATAAGTTCAGGATAGCAAGGGAACACCAACTGATATATGTTGCAtcctaaaaataataattcccATCGGTTTTCACGTTCCAGGAATACCTATTTTGTTATTTCTACAATCACATCATAAGATGCACAAGATACCATTTTGTGGATTGAACATCCTTGAATTCATATATGATACTTATTTTCCAGAAATTGTTAAGTAATTAACAGCTGACCACCATTGACACTATTACTTCAACAGGGTTGAAAACCTCATGATAAACAAGAAAATGTACCATATATACAAACACATCAgaataaataacaaaaaaaatcagtacCTAAAATCATCAGAGTGAGCTAGTTTTGGTCTCTTTTGTGTGTTTTTAGATAAAAGAAGCTTTTATTGAACTCAGATAATTACATCAAGGTGATACAATCGCGCTAATAACACTCTCGGCCTATGCATatctaagatgcacacaacccaaaaaagaaaaagaaaaacacaataAAAGTTTATCATAGGTGGAAATAAGGGATGCTAAGGCTCGCCAATCCTCTGACTAGACCACCATCCATAAACCTGGGTAAAAGACTCCCTGACCATCCACTCCAAATGGTAACACGTCAGTACAACCATATCTCGAGAATTCGGCTTCTATAATATAGCCCATGTACGTAGCCAATGGATACATAGGTAGATAATCTGTAAGGCTATTTttcaaacccccccccccccagattTCTTACAAATTGCAATATGGTCCAACTACTAGTACTGTACattaagtatttttcatgtttagGCCCTTGATGTTTACTATAATTACATTCAGTACTGTTTACTATTgtaatttaacatttcagacCCTGTTTTTCTGGAATATTGTGCACTGTTCAATAGGTTTGCTTCatgcaatccctataacatgcaattATGTTTACGACCactttaattttgcaattgagattcattttcttgcaagattatactgtaattcaccttaattaagcccaaaGAGTTTTTATGCCCAAAAttgcttaattcaagcagaattacaatgcaaaatcaaattaaatgattacctcaatttaatatttgtgaaacacaaggtaatgGAGATATGGATCTACTGCAAATTTGCAGATTATCCATCATTACCGTGAGGTTCTACATTTTTTCATATTGACAAAATAACTACCTTCAATGTGCTCTTCTAAATATTATACTTAGCATAACACATGGTAATAGGAACATAGGCATCTACTGACAAATATCAGATAATGCCTCCTACTACTGCGAGATCTATACcatatttggtgattatctttaacgtgttagctacataatttgaggtctacactatataattcaagtctcaatttgattttacatattttgcatcattattacagtaataccatgatgatttttaatttactaatagtaaattaatcaaatctatggtttAAATCTATGTAggtcaagatgaccaacaaAAAGTTTGATATACTCGCACTTGATGGTCACAACTACCCGACATGGGCAATGGACGTCAAGGTCAGCATTGCGTCCCGCAAAATAGTAGTGGCACTTCAACCTCCCTAAGAGGGAGATCTACCGCTCACAAATCAAGTTAAATATGGTACATTATACATAATAAGGTACCATATCCATCCGGTtctcaaatctgagtatctgatgaAGAAAAATCTAAGCATATTGTGGCTAGCTCTCAAAACAAGTTATTAACAGAAAAAGACAGTCATTCTGCttgatgcaagtcatgaatggaCACATCTCCGACTCCAGGATTTCAAATCCGTCAGAgattacaatcatgttgttcataaatATGTTCTAAGTTGCGTTTTTGCGAAAAAGAACCTACAGAAGCAGAAAAGATAGAAAAAACCTTATCTACTATGCTTCCCACTGATAGGATCTTACAGAAATAATATCGTGAAagagaataccaagtttattctgacttaatacatgtattacttcaggccaaaaagcatgatgaactccttttAAGGAATCATCATCAGCATCCATTAGGTGTTGCTCCTTTATCTAAAGTACATTCTAATATCCAGAATAACAATAAATTTGATGGCTCTTCTAGAAGCCAACCAACGAACTTTAGAGGTAAACACAGACACAACAATAAGCAGAAGCCACATGCACCGAAAAAGGGGAAAGGCATATCTAAAATCAAATttgacaaatctaatatttgtcACAAGTGTGACTACTACAAGCACACTACTAAGAAATATCGAACCTCGAGACATTTAATTGATCTCTACTTATAATTCGTGAGACATAACCGACCTGCTCAAGGACAAAGAAAtgaagcacacttcaatcttcaaactaACATGGCCaaggaggctagttgttcacaacaagttacacaagaaccaagtaacaaTCAGACTCTTCAGCTGCCAGAAGATCCCATGGGTACGGaaaatatgatcatcaaatTTTCTTCGCATGACATGTTTGGAGACCTTATTTAGTCTCTTAATTCCGAAGATACTATGTTATCTACGTCTATTAGttgttgtaataataattatCATCATTATGTATTGTATGTCATAATATTGTATCAGCACTTATGATATTAAATAaagtttgtatgtattctatatatctgataaagaattttatattaaattctccaattctatatatagatttctatgggagtcaatccgatggaggagaaaatgtgCCTTGTGGATAGTTGTACCACAAATTATGTACTtaggaaaataaaatatttccaaactcttactaagagacaaggaaatattttgacaatcgcCGGACGTGATGCAGTAATTGTTGGCTCAGTTCATGTCATAATTACACTCCCTATGAGTACTCAAGTTATAATCGAGGATGTTTTATTGTATCCTGATTCAACTCGTActttactaagttatagagacaTCTGTCAGAATGGTTTCCATATTGAAACTCATGATAACAACAAAGAGGAATGTCTCCTCTTAATGAAAAACAACGAATATGACAAACAAGTACTTGAAAAAAATTCCCTCTTTATCGTCAGGATTGTACTGCACATATATCAAACTCGTAACAAATGTTGCATATGAGGTAATTTTTTAGAATGTCAATACATTCCAAACTTGGCATGATCGCTTTGGTCATCCCGGCAAAGGGATGATGCgaaaaattatcagcaattcAATTAGTCATGATTTAAGTGATGCTAAATTCCCTCAATCTTCAAATTTTATGTGCACTACATGTGCCATAGGAAAGCTAATTTTAAGGCCATCATACCTTAAAATTCAAGCagaaccactcaaattccttaAATGCATTCAAGACGATATATGTGGtcctatccaaccattaacATGACCATTCAGGTATTTCATGGTTATACACGATGGTCTCATATGTGTCTCTTGTCCACACGAAACCATACATTTGCCAAAATAATAGCTCAAATTTTTAACTACGATCACATTACCctgaacatcaaattcaatcaaTTCGAGTGGATAATGCTGTAGAATTCTCCTCACGTTCCTTCAATGACTATTATATCGCCCAAGGAATTCAAGTTCAGCATTTTATCCCATATTttcatactcaaaatggtttggcaGAATCCCTTATCAAAAGAATTAAGCTCATTGGATGACCCTTGTTACAGAATTGCAATTTACCAACTTCTTGTTGGGGTCATGCAGTTTTACTTGGTGCTGGCTTAATTCAATTGCGGCCTACTATATATCATAGTACTTCCCCTCTACAATTAGTACATGGAAATCCACCAAGTATTTCCTATCTGCGTAAATTCGGTTACGCTACATACATACCGATCCCACCACCGCAGCATACATCCATGGATCCACACAGGAAATTGGGGATCTACGTGGGATATCAATCTCCATTGATTATTAAATACCTCGAGTCCCTCATAGGGGACCTATTCACGGCCCAATATGCTGACTATATATTCAATGAGGACCATTTACCGgtattagggggagatttcaagtaccatAAACAATGCtaggaaatcaattggaatgtcAAAGGCATTTCCGCCTCAAATCCACATACTCAAGAATCTAAACTCCAAGTAcaaaaaatcatcaatttacaacatattgcaaataacctgccAGATGTATTTACTGCTACAAAGGTGTCATAAAATCCTATAATCCTACCAAAAATGTGCCCGAAAGAGTGGAGTTACCAATAAAAAATCACTCAACTCCCTGTTCAAAATcagagggggagaagtacggCTACAAAGGAGGATACAACTTCTTGCAAGCGCCAAAGGAAACAGAGGAAGAAACCCTTTGAAACAGTAAGTGTAAGTCAATCTCAAATTGACAGACACCCAATGGGTAGTATACA
This region includes:
- the LOC133893023 gene encoding small ribosomal subunit protein mL104 (rPPR9)-like, yielding MNTEIGSLSIPPASLYSFEVICATLWVLVVNEVIVPATGTCFANGAELTELQRIGIGRFLMIFAMAIAALLEMKRLKSVQEGKPLSIVWQLPQYIVIAGAECFAIITQLEFFHGQAPNSMKSMLTAAALLTTALGNYLSSAIITLVAGVTTDVRCLNIWQRNKENSRRCLKTLPIPPALLRSKLWRSHLLRRRLPYPATAGFAASPSPFLRHLSTTPTPTPVTSLASSLASALATLSTTPPPVTSPDAYFFLHFSDVRPTNALLTEALSLSPPSTSRAAADLFRFLVRRRSLHPSDCALAVVVHHLARRRDFPAVRALIQEFPSALGPATLDAYLLHLASAGRPTDAVKVFDELPEQLRTREALTSLVSSLSTEGFPSHAERAVKKVANEIFPDDNICTLMVSGYANAGKLDHALRLIGETHRGGFQPGLDVYNAVLDCVCRLCRKKDPLRMPVEAEKFLVDMEASGIPRDAGTFRVLITNLCKIRKTEDAMNLFRRMGEWGCSPDADTYLVLIRSLYQAARISEGDEMMTWMRSAGFGDKLDRKAYYGFIKVLCGIERVEHAVKVFRMMKGYGHAPGVKSYSLLIKKLARHNLGDRANALFREAVARGVTVMPGVYKIDKRYVKAKKEKKVKKRLTLPEKMRLKSKRLYKLRMSFVKKPKRRMLRA